One part of the Luteibacter yeojuensis genome encodes these proteins:
- a CDS encoding helix-turn-helix domain-containing protein, whose translation MLISGTIGTKRFRALDSTKFIALDSRLMELTKAAVRSALGFTKDIQLAAWFGVGKAAVSNWAEDEPLPEGRQWQARAQRPDLFPSDEPGRHRPSAASAGATAEAAEAVLTGRAG comes from the coding sequence ATGCTCATAAGCGGAACGATAGGGACGAAGCGGTTCAGAGCGCTTGACTCGACAAAGTTCATAGCTCTAGACTCGCGCCTCATGGAACTGACCAAAGCCGCTGTCCGATCCGCCCTTGGGTTCACCAAGGACATCCAGCTTGCCGCCTGGTTTGGCGTGGGCAAGGCCGCCGTCTCGAACTGGGCCGAGGACGAACCGCTGCCCGAGGGTAGGCAGTGGCAGGCGCGGGCACAGAGGCCGGACCTGTTTCCGTCGGATGAACCAGGGCGACACCGACCCTCGGCCGCCTCGGCAGGGGCGACGGCCGAAGCAGCTGAAGCTGTTCTGACGGGGAGGGCGGGCTGA
- a CDS encoding VRR-NUC domain-containing protein, with protein sequence MTSARALPLPTEHEEQATLVEWAEVAAAKLPELHLLFAIPNGAALASKNTGSGRRSRFSRQGAKLRAEGMKSGVPDLCLPVARGQYHGLFIEMKRTKGGMLSPEQKEWLHRLADQGYCAIRCNGWWEARTAILQYLTREVLIEGAPA encoded by the coding sequence ATGACGAGCGCGCGGGCGTTGCCGCTGCCCACCGAGCACGAGGAGCAGGCGACCCTGGTGGAATGGGCGGAGGTCGCCGCCGCCAAGCTACCGGAATTGCATCTCCTGTTCGCCATTCCCAACGGTGCTGCGCTGGCTTCGAAGAACACGGGATCAGGCCGCCGCAGCCGGTTCTCTCGTCAGGGCGCGAAGCTGCGCGCGGAGGGTATGAAGTCGGGCGTGCCTGACCTTTGCCTGCCTGTGGCTCGTGGCCAGTACCACGGGCTCTTCATTGAGATGAAGCGCACCAAAGGCGGCATGCTCTCGCCTGAGCAGAAGGAGTGGCTGCACCGCCTTGCCGACCAGGGTTATTGCGCCATTCGCTGCAATGGCTGGTGGGAAGCACGTACGGCAATCCTTCAGTACCTGACCAGGGAAGTCCTGATCGAAGGTGCGCCCGCATGA
- a CDS encoding replicative DNA helicase, with amino-acid sequence MSAILPEIAVLGCCMAEPKAYWQIAASLAPEDFTHAARAALFAEIAARAKAGQLFDAVTIGTDRPELNDLAMDAMLAEGWRVSNVAGYAERVAAQSLVRRLRQAGARIANLDDEDPYGQAQKILAACAPRNQGTVRHIREFAKEAVADLQSRYEATEELTGLPTGIPELDEVTGGFQAPDLVVIAARPSVGKTAMLLQVVRSIATAGKATAVFSLEMSGKQLTDRLTSAVGVIDGTLLRRPKAMDESDWGRWARACEAISGMPIYIDDTAGVSVEAICARTRQLKAQLDETDTPLGAIAIDYLQLIKKGKAENTTTAIGDITAALKNLAKELNIVVILLSQLNREAEGKEPNMSHLRDSGSIEQDADVILFLWRPKPKFFTFIELIVGKQRNGVTIKLALQADYKYMTFHVTDKIPVGVSSDAVTRADAAWGAAMGEDF; translated from the coding sequence ATGAGCGCGATCCTCCCCGAAATCGCTGTCTTGGGCTGCTGCATGGCCGAGCCGAAGGCCTACTGGCAGATCGCCGCCTCGCTGGCGCCAGAGGACTTCACGCACGCCGCCCGCGCCGCGCTGTTCGCCGAGATCGCCGCCCGCGCGAAGGCTGGCCAGCTATTCGACGCGGTGACCATCGGCACCGACCGGCCGGAACTCAATGACCTCGCCATGGATGCCATGCTCGCCGAGGGCTGGCGCGTCAGCAACGTTGCCGGCTACGCCGAGCGCGTCGCTGCACAGTCGCTCGTTCGTCGGCTGCGCCAGGCCGGCGCCCGCATTGCGAACCTCGACGACGAGGACCCCTACGGCCAGGCGCAGAAGATCCTCGCCGCGTGCGCGCCGCGCAACCAGGGCACAGTCCGCCACATCCGCGAGTTCGCCAAGGAAGCCGTCGCCGACCTCCAGTCGCGCTACGAGGCTACCGAGGAACTGACAGGACTTCCCACGGGCATTCCGGAATTGGACGAGGTGACTGGCGGCTTCCAGGCGCCCGACCTCGTCGTGATCGCCGCCCGACCGTCGGTAGGCAAGACGGCCATGTTGCTGCAGGTGGTCCGTTCCATCGCGACGGCGGGGAAGGCGACGGCAGTCTTCTCGCTTGAAATGAGCGGCAAGCAGCTGACCGACCGCCTGACGTCCGCCGTGGGCGTGATCGACGGCACGCTGCTGCGACGCCCGAAGGCGATGGACGAGTCTGACTGGGGCAGGTGGGCCCGAGCATGCGAAGCGATCAGCGGCATGCCCATCTACATCGACGACACCGCGGGCGTCTCGGTGGAAGCCATCTGCGCCAGGACGCGGCAGCTGAAGGCGCAACTCGACGAAACCGACACGCCGCTGGGCGCCATCGCGATCGACTACCTGCAGCTGATTAAGAAGGGCAAGGCCGAGAACACGACCACGGCGATCGGCGATATAACCGCGGCCCTGAAGAACCTGGCGAAGGAACTGAATATCGTCGTGATCCTGCTCTCGCAGCTAAACCGCGAGGCCGAGGGCAAGGAGCCGAACATGTCACACCTGCGCGACTCCGGCTCCATCGAGCAGGACGCCGACGTCATCCTGTTCCTGTGGCGGCCAAAGCCGAAGTTCTTCACGTTCATCGAGTTGATCGTCGGCAAGCAGCGTAACGGTGTGACGATCAAGCTGGCCCTGCAGGCCGACTACAAGTACATGACCTTCCACGTCACGGACAAAATCCCGGTCGGCGTGTCCAGCGACGCCGTGACGCGCGCAGACGCTGCCTGGGGCGCCGCGATGGGCGAGGACTTCTGA
- a CDS encoding XRE family transcriptional regulator, which yields MGTRLQEALELRQRTAPDVIAACRLSKGAVYNILNDLTKPEKVRAETVNKVAGYLNVSRDWLVWGKGSPEDVDAVAEEGWSDIVGVRQAAALGEGAVVDDYAETHKLKFRAESLRRKHLRADRLAVLYGKGDSMSPTIKNGDAILFDTSDIEPRDEKIYVISYEGVLMAKRLVDLGGRWFIASDNKDDPKWRKPVAVDETRQFAIHGRVRWIGSWED from the coding sequence ATGGGGACCCGACTTCAAGAAGCACTGGAACTACGCCAGCGCACCGCGCCCGACGTGATCGCGGCCTGCCGCCTGTCGAAAGGCGCCGTTTACAACATCCTCAACGACCTTACGAAGCCGGAGAAGGTGCGCGCCGAGACCGTGAACAAGGTAGCCGGCTACCTCAACGTCAGCCGCGATTGGCTGGTATGGGGCAAGGGATCCCCCGAGGACGTCGACGCCGTGGCCGAGGAGGGCTGGTCCGACATCGTCGGGGTGCGCCAGGCCGCCGCCCTGGGCGAAGGCGCCGTGGTCGACGACTATGCCGAGACCCACAAGCTGAAGTTCCGGGCCGAAAGCCTTCGCCGGAAGCATCTGCGCGCCGATCGGCTGGCTGTCCTCTATGGCAAGGGCGATTCCATGTCCCCCACCATCAAGAACGGGGACGCCATCCTCTTCGATACTTCAGATATCGAGCCCCGGGACGAAAAGATCTATGTGATCAGCTACGAAGGCGTGCTCATGGCCAAGCGCCTGGTGGATCTCGGCGGGCGGTGGTTCATCGCCAGCGACAACAAGGACGACCCGAAGTGGCGTAAGCCCGTCGCGGTCGACGAAACAAGGCAGTTCGCCATCCACGGTCGGGTCCGGTGGATCGGCAGCTGGGAAGACTGA
- a CDS encoding Ref family recombination enhancement nuclease: MKRTPLIRKTPLQARRGFAATAVIREAKKRLTAAFDESGKALTAYPRKTLTAKPKPKPTKAERERWAAARVRGCVACYLNETERFCCRASYGQSLEIHHLLSGGRRRGHRFTVCLCEHHHQAARLIFADLGYQDHAVMYGPSFGREPRRFREVYRDDDALLALQDWMIENLPARFPEAA, encoded by the coding sequence ATGAAGCGCACCCCTCTCATCCGGAAGACACCCCTCCAGGCTCGCCGCGGTTTCGCAGCGACTGCGGTCATCCGCGAGGCGAAGAAGCGCTTAACGGCGGCCTTCGACGAGTCGGGCAAGGCCCTGACGGCATATCCCCGTAAGACCTTAACGGCCAAGCCGAAGCCCAAGCCGACGAAGGCGGAGCGGGAGCGCTGGGCCGCGGCTCGCGTGCGGGGGTGCGTAGCGTGCTACCTCAATGAGACGGAACGGTTCTGCTGCCGTGCCAGCTACGGCCAGAGCCTCGAGATCCACCACCTGCTCAGCGGCGGTCGCCGGCGTGGCCATCGGTTCACGGTGTGCCTCTGCGAGCATCATCACCAGGCAGCGCGCTTGATCTTCGCGGACCTTGGTTACCAGGATCACGCTGTGATGTATGGACCCAGCTTCGGGCGGGAGCCGCGCCGCTTCCGCGAGGTCTACCGGGACGACGACGCCCTGCTGGCGCTGCAGGACTGGATGATTGAGAACCTGCCCGCGCGCTTCCCGGAGGCAGCATGA